The Hemibagrus wyckioides isolate EC202008001 linkage group LG15, SWU_Hwy_1.0, whole genome shotgun sequence genome window below encodes:
- the ppp4r2a gene encoding serine/threonine-protein phosphatase 4 regulatory subunit 2-A isoform X1: MEQPAVTSPAPYWCSCCLSVCSWVFRELWGEKSRHHGAQYTSRRFQRIHWSQFKSYFLFKLEKVMDDFKASSPEQRGPANPNVEYIPFKEMKDRILKIVDGYNGIPFTIQRLCELLTEPKRNYTGTDKFLRGVEKNVMVVSCVYPTSEKNGSSGVNRMNGVMFPGNASALPDRNVNGPGTPRPMNRSKLSLSSSITANGLPDSTESSEQGLQQTERTVSDSLTSETVCSSEGIMKGKHRKDEELEEDEEEDEEDENRHNAKRLKIDKDTEEENEASGKEFSCHAPVESSTDVAESSPHVSLEVKDTSALASEDQEPSSTQSESRDVTAGESCTLDSPGSPHSNENGCEAELSEHKAQPKRLDPTEMEEAEENSDPVSSSSNSGSEEGESHAESASSSPSSYTEPAAEGNSVTQDTSQSSETAQDSVEQG, encoded by the exons ATGGAGCAGCCGGCAGTGACGTCACCGGCGCCATATTGGTGTAGCTGTTGTCTTTCTGTTTGCAGCTGGGTTTTTAGGGAGCTCTGGGGAGAGAAATCACGCCACCATGGAGCTCAGTACACTTCTCGGCGCTTTCAGAG GATTCATTGGTCCCAGTTTAAAAGCTACTTCCTTTTCAAGCTTGAAAAAGTCATGGATGATTTTAAAGCTTCGTCTCCGGAGCAGAGGGGTCCGGCCAATCCAAATGTTGAATACATTCCCTTTAAAGAGATGAAGGACCGGATACTAAAAATCGTGGATGGCTATAACGG GATCCCTTTCACAATCCAGCGTCTGTGTGAACTGCTCACTGAGCCGAAGAGAAACTACACAGGAACGGACAAGTTCCTCCGAGGTGTGGAGAAG AATGTGATGGTGGTCAGCTGTGTGTATCCTACCTCAGA GAAAAATGGCTCCAGTGGTGTGAACAGGATGAACGGAGTCATGTTTCCTGGAAATGCTTCTGCTCTTCCGGATAG AAATGTGAATGGTCCAGGAACACCTAGGCCAATGAATAGATCAAAGCTTTCTCTGTCAAGCAGCATAACTGCCAATGGCCTCCCGGACAGCACAGAGTCCAGCGAGCAAGGTCTTCAACAGACCGAGAGAACAGTCAG TGATTCCTTGACGTCAGAGACAGTCTGCTCAAGCGAAGGGATAATGAAGGGCAAGCACCGCAAGGACGAGGAACtggaagaggatgaggaagaagatgaggaggatgagaacAGGCATAATGCCAAACGGCTTAAGATTGATAAGGACACGGAGGAGGAGAATGAAGCCAGTGGAAAGGAGTTTTCTTGTCATGCTCCTGTTGAGAGCTCTACAGATGTGGCCGAGTCCTCTCCGCATGTTAGTTTGGAAGTGAAAGACACATCTGCTCTTGCTTCCGAAGATCAAG AGCCGTCCAGCACACAGTCAGAGTCCAGAGATGTCACGGCTGGCGAGTCGTGCACGCTGGATTCTCCTGGCTCCCCCCACAGTAATGAAAATGGGTGTGAAGCAGAGCTGTCGGAACACAAGGCACAGCCGAAGAGGCTGGACCCCACAGAGAtggaggaggctgaggaaaacAGTGACCCAGTaagcagtagcagtaacagtggGAGTGAGGAAGGAGAGAGTCATGCAGAGTCTGCATCTTCGTCTCCCAGCAGTTACACAGAGCCGGCAGCAGAGGGCAACAGCGTTACACAGGACACCTCACAAAGCTCAGAGACTGCACAAGACTCTGTAGAGCAAGGCTGA
- the ppp4r2a gene encoding serine/threonine-protein phosphatase 4 regulatory subunit 2-A isoform X2 has translation MELSTLLGAFRDFEKKGKKETCPILDQFLCHIAKTGETMIHWSQFKSYFLFKLEKVMDDFKASSPEQRGPANPNVEYIPFKEMKDRILKIVDGYNGIPFTIQRLCELLTEPKRNYTGTDKFLRGVEKNVMVVSCVYPTSEKNGSSGVNRMNGVMFPGNASALPDRNVNGPGTPRPMNRSKLSLSSSITANGLPDSTESSEQGLQQTERTVSDSLTSETVCSSEGIMKGKHRKDEELEEDEEEDEEDENRHNAKRLKIDKDTEEENEASGKEFSCHAPVESSTDVAESSPHVSLEVKDTSALASEDQEPSSTQSESRDVTAGESCTLDSPGSPHSNENGCEAELSEHKAQPKRLDPTEMEEAEENSDPVSSSSNSGSEEGESHAESASSSPSSYTEPAAEGNSVTQDTSQSSETAQDSVEQG, from the exons ATGGAGCTCAGTACACTTCTCGGCGCTTTCAGAG ATTTTGagaagaaagggaaaaaggaaACATGCCCCATTTTGGACCAGTTTTTGTGCCATATAGCCAAAACTGGAGAGACAAT GATTCATTGGTCCCAGTTTAAAAGCTACTTCCTTTTCAAGCTTGAAAAAGTCATGGATGATTTTAAAGCTTCGTCTCCGGAGCAGAGGGGTCCGGCCAATCCAAATGTTGAATACATTCCCTTTAAAGAGATGAAGGACCGGATACTAAAAATCGTGGATGGCTATAACGG GATCCCTTTCACAATCCAGCGTCTGTGTGAACTGCTCACTGAGCCGAAGAGAAACTACACAGGAACGGACAAGTTCCTCCGAGGTGTGGAGAAG AATGTGATGGTGGTCAGCTGTGTGTATCCTACCTCAGA GAAAAATGGCTCCAGTGGTGTGAACAGGATGAACGGAGTCATGTTTCCTGGAAATGCTTCTGCTCTTCCGGATAG AAATGTGAATGGTCCAGGAACACCTAGGCCAATGAATAGATCAAAGCTTTCTCTGTCAAGCAGCATAACTGCCAATGGCCTCCCGGACAGCACAGAGTCCAGCGAGCAAGGTCTTCAACAGACCGAGAGAACAGTCAG TGATTCCTTGACGTCAGAGACAGTCTGCTCAAGCGAAGGGATAATGAAGGGCAAGCACCGCAAGGACGAGGAACtggaagaggatgaggaagaagatgaggaggatgagaacAGGCATAATGCCAAACGGCTTAAGATTGATAAGGACACGGAGGAGGAGAATGAAGCCAGTGGAAAGGAGTTTTCTTGTCATGCTCCTGTTGAGAGCTCTACAGATGTGGCCGAGTCCTCTCCGCATGTTAGTTTGGAAGTGAAAGACACATCTGCTCTTGCTTCCGAAGATCAAG AGCCGTCCAGCACACAGTCAGAGTCCAGAGATGTCACGGCTGGCGAGTCGTGCACGCTGGATTCTCCTGGCTCCCCCCACAGTAATGAAAATGGGTGTGAAGCAGAGCTGTCGGAACACAAGGCACAGCCGAAGAGGCTGGACCCCACAGAGAtggaggaggctgaggaaaacAGTGACCCAGTaagcagtagcagtaacagtggGAGTGAGGAAGGAGAGAGTCATGCAGAGTCTGCATCTTCGTCTCCCAGCAGTTACACAGAGCCGGCAGCAGAGGGCAACAGCGTTACACAGGACACCTCACAAAGCTCAGAGACTGCACAAGACTCTGTAGAGCAAGGCTGA
- the rybpa gene encoding RING1 and YY1-binding protein A isoform X1 has product MGDKKSPSRPKRHAKPCADDGFWDCSVCTFRNSAEAFKCSMCDVRKGTSTRKPRLNSQLVAQQVAQQYATPPPAKKDRRERTERDDHYDIDNSDSDRPSVDNSDSDRLGPDSSHLDRGHAHKDRRQERVGLDKHPLVQTPVERRPERPSLNQELHRELIDKVHSHRPHMEKEHHTGASGTQVAEKEDMKKGKVEKAMVDKHKEREKVPGANKKPTAKKMKPKILNKGPPSERSSMKSGKSATKSNKSVISRPKLKNIDRSSAQQLAITVGNVTVIITDFKEKTRSSSTSSSTATSSSGSSEQQHLSSSSESTDRGSSRASTPRRDLTTGHNELL; this is encoded by the exons ATGGGCGACAAGAAAAGCCCATCCAG GCCAAAAAGACACGCCAAGCCCTGTGCAGACGACGGATTTTGGGACTGTAGTGTCTGCACGTTCCGCAACAGCGCCGAGGCGTTCAAATGCAGCATGTGTGATGTGCGCAAAGGCACGTCCACAAG AAAACCTCGTCTGAACTCGCAGCTCGTGGCGCAACAAGTAGCGCAGCAGTACGCCACCCCTCCACCAGCTAAGAAAGACAGGAGGGAGCGCACAGAGCGAGACGACCACTACGACATAGACAATTCCGACTCGGACAGGCCAAGCGTAGACAACTCGGACTCGGACAGACTGGGCCCAGACAGCAGTCACTTGGACAGAGGACACGCGCATAAGGACAGGAGACAGGAGCGGGTCGGATTGGACAAACATCCGCTAGTACAAACCCCAGTGGAACGGAGGCCTGAGAGACCAAGTCTAAACCAGGAACTGCACAGAGAACTTATAGATAAAGTCCATTCACATAGGCCACACATGGAAAAAGAACATCATACGGGAGCATCCGGGACACAAGTGGCCGAGAAGGAGGACATGAAGAAAGGCAAAGTGGAGAAGGCAATGGTGGACAAGCACAAAGAGAGGGAAAAGGTGCCTGGTGCCAACAAAAAGCCTACTGCGAAGAAGATGAA GCCCAAGATCCTTAATAAAGGTCCTCCTAGTGAAAGAAGCAGCATGAAGTCTGGCAAATCAGCCACTAAAAGCAACAAATCAGTTATTTCAAG GCCTAAGCTAAAGAACATAGACCGAAGCTCGGCTCAGCAGTTGGCTATAACGGTGGGCAATGTTACAGTCATCATCACAGACTTTAAGGAGAAGACGcgctcctcctccacctcctcctccactgctacttccagcagtggcagttccGAACAGCAACACCTGAGCTCCAGCTCGGAGAGTACGGACAGGGGGTCTTCCCGTGCCTCCACGCCACGCAGAGACCTTACAACTGGACACAATGAGCTCCTTTGA
- the rybpa gene encoding RING1 and YY1-binding protein A isoform X2 translates to MGKPRLNSQLVAQQVAQQYATPPPAKKDRRERTERDDHYDIDNSDSDRPSVDNSDSDRLGPDSSHLDRGHAHKDRRQERVGLDKHPLVQTPVERRPERPSLNQELHRELIDKVHSHRPHMEKEHHTGASGTQVAEKEDMKKGKVEKAMVDKHKEREKVPGANKKPTAKKMKPKILNKGPPSERSSMKSGKSATKSNKSVISRPKLKNIDRSSAQQLAITVGNVTVIITDFKEKTRSSSTSSSTATSSSGSSEQQHLSSSSESTDRGSSRASTPRRDLTTGHNELL, encoded by the exons ATGGG AAAACCTCGTCTGAACTCGCAGCTCGTGGCGCAACAAGTAGCGCAGCAGTACGCCACCCCTCCACCAGCTAAGAAAGACAGGAGGGAGCGCACAGAGCGAGACGACCACTACGACATAGACAATTCCGACTCGGACAGGCCAAGCGTAGACAACTCGGACTCGGACAGACTGGGCCCAGACAGCAGTCACTTGGACAGAGGACACGCGCATAAGGACAGGAGACAGGAGCGGGTCGGATTGGACAAACATCCGCTAGTACAAACCCCAGTGGAACGGAGGCCTGAGAGACCAAGTCTAAACCAGGAACTGCACAGAGAACTTATAGATAAAGTCCATTCACATAGGCCACACATGGAAAAAGAACATCATACGGGAGCATCCGGGACACAAGTGGCCGAGAAGGAGGACATGAAGAAAGGCAAAGTGGAGAAGGCAATGGTGGACAAGCACAAAGAGAGGGAAAAGGTGCCTGGTGCCAACAAAAAGCCTACTGCGAAGAAGATGAA GCCCAAGATCCTTAATAAAGGTCCTCCTAGTGAAAGAAGCAGCATGAAGTCTGGCAAATCAGCCACTAAAAGCAACAAATCAGTTATTTCAAG GCCTAAGCTAAAGAACATAGACCGAAGCTCGGCTCAGCAGTTGGCTATAACGGTGGGCAATGTTACAGTCATCATCACAGACTTTAAGGAGAAGACGcgctcctcctccacctcctcctccactgctacttccagcagtggcagttccGAACAGCAACACCTGAGCTCCAGCTCGGAGAGTACGGACAGGGGGTCTTCCCGTGCCTCCACGCCACGCAGAGACCTTACAACTGGACACAATGAGCTCCTTTGA